A window of the Lepus europaeus isolate LE1 chromosome 5, mLepTim1.pri, whole genome shotgun sequence genome harbors these coding sequences:
- the TSTD1 gene encoding thiosulfate:glutathione sulfurtransferase, with product MLPVLRGSALALFLGFAIAARTMAGAPTVSLPELRSLLAAGRVRLFDVRSREEAAAGTIPGALNIPVSELESALQMEPAAFQARYSAQKPTLEEENLVFFCQMGRRGSQAAQLARNLGYTGARNYAGAYREWLEQQG from the exons ATGTTACCGGTACTGAGGGGGAGTGCCTTGGCCTTATTCCTGGGATTTGCAATCGCGGCGCGCACCATGGCTGGAG CACCCACGGTCTCGCTCCCCGAACTCCGATCACTCCTAGCCGCTGGCCGCGTCCGGCTCTTCGATGTGCGATCTCGGGAGGAAGCAGCAGCGGGGACCATCCCGGGGGCGCTCAACATCCCGG TGTCAGAGCTGGAAAGCGCCCTGCAGATGGAGCCGGCTGCTTTCCAGGCCAGGTACTCCGCTCAGAAGCCCACGCTGGAAGAGGAGAACCTCGTTTTCTTCTGTCAGATGGGCCGGCGGGGCTCTCAGGCCGCGCAGCTAGCCCGGAACCTTGGATACACAGG GGCACGAAACTACGCTGGGGCCTATAGAGAATGGCTGGAGCAACAGGGTTAG